One Osmerus mordax isolate fOsmMor3 chromosome 26, fOsmMor3.pri, whole genome shotgun sequence DNA segment encodes these proteins:
- the fam174c gene encoding protein FAM174C → MIFKLILRLVVPSMWAFLVMAQTSEPTSEVVSTVTNSSSNKQPVTNFTAPNSTSHREILNTGMNADSSMIQRALYVLIGISVIGVLYFLVRAVRLKKPTQRKKYGLLSNYDDNVEMADMESDEDETVYDARTLRR, encoded by the exons AtgatatttaaattaatattgaGGTTGGTCGTACCATCGATGTGGGCTTTTTTGGTGATGGCTCAAACGTCGGAACCCACATCTGAAGTTGTATCAACAGTTACCAATAGCAGCTCCAACAAGCAACCTGTTACGAATTTTACCGCACCAAACTCCACTTCTCATCGTGAAATTCTTAACACCGGCATGAACGCGGATAGTTCGATGATTCAACGGGCCTTATACGTCCTCATTGGGATCAGCGTGATAGGAGTGCTGTATTTCCTTGTCAGAGCTGTAAG GCTGAAGAAGCCAACCCAGAGGAAGAAATATGGCTTGCTGTCTAACTATGATGACAATGTGGAGATGGCTGATATGGAAAGCGATGAAGACGAGACAGTGTATGACGCCCGGACCCTGAGAAGGTGA
- the rpp21 gene encoding ribonuclease P protein subunit p21 — MWVPTFEPSPKKPTSMFPHASEEMTGNLKDKEAYQRLNYLYQAAHCVLSQNPENVELARFYCFTQKSIARRLVLRQDPSVKRTLCKKCCSLLVPGVTATARQRRNKRRIRRTVIQCLSCGETKSFLNNPDHCLWADRPEAQLENQTQLEMDPSLQESQKQKTSERPVDKKTVVDVSPAPVTDAGPAPVTAASTEPQNMNS, encoded by the exons ATGTGGGTTCCGACGTTTGAGCCATCACCAAAAAAGCCCACATCGATG TTCCCCCACGCTTCAGAAGAAATGACAGGGAATTTAAAAGACAAGGAAGCGTATCAAAGGTTAAACTACCTATACCAG GCTGCCCATTGTGTTTTGTCTCAAAACCCGGAAAACGTGGAGCTGGCTCGTTTTTACTGCTTTACTCAAAAGTCAATTGCCAGACGTTTGGTACTTAGACA GGACCCGTCAGTGAAAAGAACATTATGTAAGAagtgctgctctctgctggtgcCAGGAGTAACTGCCACTGCAAGACAAAGAA GGAACAAGCGCAGGATTCGAAGAACTGTCATACAATGCCTCAGCTGTGGTGAAACCAAGTCTTTTCTGAACAATCCAGATCACTGTCTCTGGGCGGACCGCCCTGAGGCCCAGCTGGAGAATCAGACACAATTGG AAATGGACCCTTCTTTGCAAGAATCGCAGAagcaaaaaacaagtgaaagacCTGTGGACAAGAAGACAGTTGTAGATGTCAGCCCTGCCCCAGTCACAGATGCAGGCCCTGCCCCAGTCACAGCTGCCTCAACTGAACCACAAAATATGAACAGTTGA
- the aqp12 gene encoding aquaporin 12 — MSGLNVSLGYFLAVTAFGASVRALFSRWPRLNFVLEFASSFMLVACWLEVQTIVDIGQWAGGLGPDVTLTILFVMLLTHGIVCGGATGNPSLVLMRFLLLESSTLPTVLAVAAHFLGAHLGLRVAVYYWNLELTDMHMIKNLMSRECSPALKVSLLQGVFTEGVSALIFYIIYLFLHRRSAFLRVPVVALTLTFLFHVGNEYTSAFLNPSLAYGLTFSCPGFTFMEYSVVYWLGPILGMALGLVLYMGHIPRIFARNLFYSQKTRYRVPKGDQGEKKKK; from the exons ATGTCTGGACTCAATGTTTCCCTCGGGTACTTTCTGGCTGTTACAGCGTTTGGAGCCTCAGTTAGAGCCCTGTTCAGTAGATGGCCCCGCCTGAATTTTGTTCTGGAGTTCGCTTCCTCATTTATGCTTGTAGCATGCTGGCTTGAAGTGCAAACCATCGTAGACATTGGTCAGTGGGCAGGAGGACTTGGCCCAGATGTGACTCTGACCATACTGTTTGTGATGCTGCTGACCCATGGTATTGTCTGTGGTGGTGCCACTGGGAATCCCTCTCTGGTTCTGATGAGGTTCCTGCTGCTGGAGAGCTCCACCCTGCCCACCGTTCTGGCTGTGGCAGCCCATTTCCTGGGTGCACACTTGGGCCTGCGGGTGGCTGTCTACTACTGGAATCTGGAactcacagacatgcacatgATCAAAAACCTGATGTCAAGGGAGTGCAGTCCGGCGCTGAAGGTCTCCCTGCTTCAGGGAGTCTTCACAGAGGGAGTGTCTGCACTCATCTTTTACATCATCTACCTGTTCCTGCATCGCAGGTCTGCATTTCTCCGGGTTCCTGTTGTAGCTCTCACGCTCACATTCCTTTTCCACGTGGGTAA TGAATATACCTCGGCCTTCCTGAACCCTTCCCTGGCCTACGGACTTACCTTCTCCTGTCCTGGGTTCACTTTCATGGAGTATTCTGTTGTCTACTGGTTAGGACCCATTTTAG GAATGGCCCTGGGCCTGGTATTGTATATGGGCCACATCCCCAGGATCTTTGCCAGGAACTTGTTTTATTCCCAGAAGACACGTTACAGAGTGCCAAAGGGGGaccaaggagagaaaaagaaaaagtga
- the zmp:0000001174 gene encoding retinoic acid-induced protein 2 has protein sequence MEDTFKDEVSPPVSSSQTDACDREAGGGNVIGKLENDVNAAIPADPWDISGQGLTKAGLAPLVDASGPPALNPASEAPGAVALKVATAVLQPLCLGESPVMLPIHLQMAGSAAPQVGQMGAAPYFMTNQGPMSLPLVLEQQLFQHLGPSVIPQGGPCQAIPLQNNILCQNASLTFAPPPPALEQKPGQALDSGLLSLLQNPAFAAILQDLFPTAGNSTTCQSPGSVQSDPFASAFLSPPPLPHPYSSPLAPLVPPATLLVPYPVVIPLPVPLPIPLPIPIPVPQSEDSKGNLPKAACTVSKSTQTYSTSPPPSPGSFLSSGQLRHASSSALLLAEGEVLDLSIKSCPIEPKQEMPSPQENVLDLSVAGVRRTCIQSCGSGGSLKGERDRPCLSGQKAHPGALSLGVLRPLECTQRLDSKLLSGLASLEFSRQHKWVVDSSGGGSSLGREASLSGAGNLEIVSTSQTAKVIVSVKDAIPAILCGKIKSLSGVSTKNFSIKRDGPQGATLQQLYGAPSRGQGEQRDPNDPLKKVPKNRAIKLKKVSSQEIHILPIKKQRLAAFLPRK, from the coding sequence ATGGAGGATACCTTTAAGGACGAAGTTTCCCCGCCCGTGTCCAGCTCCCAGACCGACGCGTGTGACCGTGAAGCGGGAGGAGGGAACGTGATCGGCAAGTTGGAGAACGACGTCAACGCGGCCATCCCTGCGGACCCCTGGGACATCAGTGGACAGGGCCTGACGAAGGCGGGGCTCGCCCCCTTGGTCGACGCTTCGGGCCCCCCGGCGCTGAACCCAGCCTCGGAGGCCCCGGGGGCCGTGGCTCTGAAGGTGGCTACGGCTGTCCTGCAGCCTCTTTGCCTGGGGGAGAGCCCTGTGATGCTGCCCATCCACCTCCAGATGGCTGGGTCTGCTGCGCCTCAGGTTGGCCAGATGGGGGCAGCGCCCTACTTCATGACCAACCAAGGGCCGATGTCTCTGCCCCTGGTCCTGGAACAGCAGCTCTTCCAGCACCTGGGTCCCTCCGTGATCCCCCAGGGAGGCCCCTGCCAAGCCATCCCCCTGCAGAACAACATCCTGTGTCAGAACGCCTCTCTGACGTTTGCGCCTCCCCCCCCAGCGCTGGAGCAGAAGCCCGGGCAGGCCCTGGACTcaggcctgctctctctcctccagaacccGGCCTTCGCCGCCATTCTTCAGGACCTCTTCCCCACGGCGGGGAACTCCACTACCTGTCAGTCACCAGGATCAGTCCAGTCGGACCCTTTtgcctctgcctttctctcaccccctcctctcccacatccCTACAGCTCTCCCCTGGCACCGCTGgtccctccagccaccctcctGGTCCCCTATCCCGTGgtcatccccctccctgtgcctCTGCCCATTCCTCTGCCCATCCCCATCCCCGTCCCTCAGAGCGAGGACTCCAAGGGGAACCTGCCGAAAGCAGCTTGCACTGTGAGTAAAAGCACCCAGACGTactctacctctccccctccgtcgCCCGGGAGCTTCCTGTCGTCCGGTCAGCTGCGACATGCCTCCTCGTCCGCTCTCCTGTTGGCCGAGGGAGAAGTgttggacctgtcaatcaaatcCTGTCCCATAGAGCCCAAGCAGGAAATGCCCTCTCCGCAGGAGAACGTGCTCGACCTATCCGTGGCTGGCGTACGGAGGACCTGCATCCAGTCCTGCGGCTCCGGTGGTTccctgaagggggagagagatcggCCGTGCCTGTCTGGTCAGAAGGCCCACCCAGGGGCCCTATCTCTGGGTGTGCTACGGCCCCTGGAGTGCACCCAGAGGCTGGACTCCAAGCTTCTGAGCGGCCTGGCCTCTCTGGAGTTCAGCCGGCAGCACAAGTGGGTCGTGGACAGCAGTGGCGGGGGCAGCTCCCTGGGCCGGGAGGCCTCTCTCAGCGGGGCGGGTAACCTCGAGATAGTCAGCACCTCGCAGACCGCCAAGGTCATCGTGTCGGTGAAGGACGCCATCCCCGCCATCCTCTGCGGGAAAATCAAGAGCCTCTCGGGGGTGTCCACCAAGAACTTCTCCATCAAGCGAGACGGCCCCCAGGGGGCGACCCTCCAGCAGCTCTACGGAGCCCCATCCCGGGGCCAGGGGGAGCAGCGAGACCCCAACGACCCCCTGAAGAAGGTCCCTAAAAACCGAGCCATCAAACTGAAGAAGGTCAGCTCGCAGGAGATTCACATTCTTCCCATCAAGAAGCAGCGCCTCGCTGCGTTCCTCCCCAGGAAGTGA